ttgtctttcattttaaattcccCCTGAACGCACACCACTCCCTACGCAGAGTCCTCGGTCAGTCTCAGCTGAGAGACTGAGACGTGAAGTAAGAAGAGATCAGCTTTCTTCTGAAGCGACGGCCTACTGCAAAGTCACCTTCTCTAAATAAAGCTAAGCCTTTAATGCTCTACTTTCCCTGGGGAACCAACACCTATGCAGCAGCCTGAGCCACCAGCTTTGTGCCACACCACTGGGAGTAATTGGCAACGCTGACGGTGGCACCCCTTAACGTGAAGGTTAACCTCAGagaacagcagaaagagcaggaaaccACAGGAGAGGATGCCACTTACACTCACACTCATTCAGGTGGCCACGGGCcaggaagaggacagagactgTCCCCGCAGCTCTGCCACAGCCGTGCTCCCACAAACGTCCTCGGGGCTGGCAAATGCAGCGCAGGAGCCCCGGAAGGCGAGTTACCCCGTCCCTGGGCAGGGCACTTTCTGTCCTCCGAAGGACAAGTGTGCACAGAGCACCCCACGCTAGAACACGGGCAGCAAATCGTTCCAAGCGCTGGGGAAGAGGTGCTGCCGGGCAGGCAGAGAGGTCTGAGGCTGAGCTGGGGGAGCAGCACCTTCCCCGAGTCCAGACAGACACCTGCAGCAGAACAGCCTGTCTGTTCTCAACCCAGTGCCCCTTTacctttttatttcctcctccagGGACGTGGCTGATGTTATCTAAGGACCCGATTTTCGATTGCACCTTATCTTTGAAGTCCAGTTTCTCAGATTTCACCTCCACCTGGCCACCGCCTGGAAGAGAAGAGCACGAGCAGGGTTAGCTCCTGTGGCAGCCAgggcaggctggagagaaagCACCGAGGTCTGAGCTCAACCAAAGCACTCCGAGGCCGAGCAGAGGGTGAGGACCAGGAAAACGGCAGCAAGAGGGACCCCGCGGTGATCTGGGAAACCCAGGAACCAGGGTAAGGAGACTTTCCAAAGGATTGCTGTGCAGCGCTGACAGACACCCTGATGTTTTACAGATCCAAGGGCAGGGAGGTAACTTCACTCCCCTAAACACCAGCAGTCCCCCCTGTTTATTCCTAAATACTTCCCATTTACAGTGATGTGTCAGCACAGACAGGTGCCCATGGATCTCACCAGATCCCTCCTCTGCTACCGAGCGGTCAGGCAGACCGGAGAAGGTCTGGCAGTGACAGAGCTGGGAACCAGCACCCCAGGGCTCATTGATGCTCCGGCCACTGTGCCACATGCCTCCCCTCACTCCCTGCGCTCCCCCAACCCTCTCCCCATCTCCACAGGCACACCACGACGCAGCCTGCGAGCTCCCAGGGACCAGCACCCGGCGCTGCCGGATGCTGCCGAGTCAAAGGGTACCTGGTTTGTGATGGATGTTGCCCAGGGAACCACATTTGGATGTCACATGGCTCAGGTCAACTGGCTTGTAAACGATTTGAACCTGTCCGTACgagaaaggaaaaggcaatgAGCTTATTGCCACCACGGGCaacctggggagggggaggcacaACACACACCGGCACCTGATCTGGATTCAAGGGAAAGGACAGCTTAAACCCCAGTAAGATTAATAATACAAAAGAAACTGCCATCAGAAATGGGAGATCATTAATGCCCGTGTGCAGTAGCCTCTCTTAACATGTCAGCATGCACAAGATCACCTCTCCACAGAGGGGGGAAGTAGAGGCAATTTTAAAGTGCTTAAGTGAAAGAGAAAGTGGAGTGGTAATTAATTAAGATTTGCATACACATCATCCAAAAGAAGGAGATATACCAGAGAGAAAACgtaaaaaataaataccttttctgGTGTAAAACATAAAGCTTATGTCCACAaaaactgaaagaacagaaatgatCAATGTGCACAGAACTTTTAAAAGAGTGACCAAAAtatgcatttctgaaaaatgctGTAACGGAAATAAGggttaaaaaaaggcaaagcaaagtcTAAATATCTGGCAGGAGTTCacataatataaattaaaatggCAATTATAATATACTGAACCACAACAGTATTTCATGATATTATgctctggtttttatttgttttacccATCACGTCTCTGAACATGGGCTCCAGCAATTCCACTCGAGCCGCCCCACTCGGAGCGTGGCTGCGGCGCTGTGGCGCGGGGCCAGCGGCCTCTTGCGCACGGACACCCGGGTTCCACGAGACGCACACACGAGGAACGGTTAACGGGGAGCTGTTTAGTGGTTACGTTAGCAGTTAAACACCACACTGGAAAACACTAACGACTGGAGAGGTCTGGGACCATCAGGTGTGTCAGGGATGGCAAACCACAGCACATACACACCAGCTACATCATGAGCAGGAGACAAAGGGGTGAGAAAACATCCCCACGGCCCCAGAAGTGACCCTGGTTTTGGACTCAGGCCTGTGAGTGAATCAGCTGTTGCTGCAGTTAGTGGGGCTGCGCAGGAGAAATCAGATCAACACCTCTGGGTTGGTGCCTCCTCACGGGGAAGTGTCTGgctcccaggagcagcctggaTTTCAAGGGGCGCGTACACTGCTCTCTGTGTTCTCACCAAGCACCTCGGCAGGCGCGCTGCTCTCTCAAATCTCGGGAAGGATGTGCTAGCAGGGACCTTTGCAGAGGAGCTGACTCCTCCAAGCAGCCAGGCAGCCTCCGGACCAACGTGGCCGAAAGCCAGCACGAAGGATTCACCGTAGCCTCTGCTCTCCATCGCTGACCCTGGGCTGACCCAAAAGCCCCAGGGTGAAGGTGCAACCTTCAGTTCTCATGTTGGCCCCATCACCCTCCGAGCTAAGTGCTGGACCGTGGCTGTGCACACCACTGAGAAACACTCTCCCCTCCATGGTGCaggcaggaaaaggaggaggggacAGAGGCTCGGTGCCACCATCCCAGCGGCACGGGGCCAGAGCACCGTGCACACAGGCCTGCCTTGTCTCCGATGCTCACGCAGACCAAAAGGCACATTTGACAGAGAGTGGAGacaagagaggggagaaaagcaACCTTGGGGTCTGGGAGCACATCGCAGACACAGACATGAAGACACGTTTAATGCACTGGGCAGAGGGAGAGCTACGTTCAGTCGGAAGGCAGGAAAACAGACCCCTGAAGGACAGCTGGCACCTTCCTCATCCCAGCCGTGACCCCGAAGGGCCTATGAGCAATTGGGGCACCACTGGGACCTGGGACTGAACAACTTCCCATTTCCAGAGCAAGCAGTCAGCAATTGAAACACTTTCTGCTCTCATTCCAGTTCCCTTTTTTCAGACAGGACTCCATTAATCCTCACCATCCTGCTGGGGAGCAGAGAAGGGTCTTCCCCATTTTAGCAAGAAAAAGGGGCACAGAGAGCTGCTTGCCTGCGAAACCAGTGCCAGAGACCCGGGGATCCCACCTCTCAGCACCAGCAATGCTTAGGTCAACTTCTGCCTAATGCATCACCTTGTCGGAGCATccactggctttaaaaaaaaaaaaaaaaaaaaaaagataccaacCCCAGGTTGCTGTAGCAACAGTTCATTCCTCTTGAAGCAGCAATGGCTGGGCAGGCAGTCGCTGCTGACAGCGCTGTGGAGGGTTGAGACGTGGCAGCCATCGAACGGCGGTGGTCTCTTGTTGCCCCTCTGTCAGAGGAGCCCCAAGGCACCGCTCTGCTGCCACGAGCCTGCGCAGCCACGCTCCGGCCACGTCAGCACGCGGCTTCGCTCCGAGCGCCCGCACCCAGAGCTAAGCTGCTGCTTTCCGTGTCGAGGCAGCCAGGCAGCGATCGCACAATTTTCACTgctggcagagcctggggagggaTGACAACCTCCAGCCAAAAATCCAGATAATTCTTAACCCACTGCAGCCACTGCAGCTGCAAACGCTTGCCCATGGTGTGAGCTCTCAGTGGAGAGAAGGATGAGCTCACCACCCTGTGCTGGAGCTAATTACCAGCCACCGCACAGATGAGTCGTGACGAACACTAACTCCCGGCGTAACAAGTGGTCCGCCACGCACCAGGCAGTCCAGCCAGTGCAGGACCCTGGGGTAAGAAAGAGCAGAACAAGCATGGAACTTGCTTCACAGAGGTCTGACCTCCGCAAAGCAGCTCCTCTGGCCCgttaaataaatgcagaatgaCATCAGATTTAAGATGGAGGTTGCAAACCCAGTTATGTCCCAATGCTTACGTGCCAAGCCCTCTGCAATGCTCAGTCTCTCAGGGAGGGCATCCACAGAGATCAAAAACAGCACAAAGAAAATCCATCAGGAACATCTGAGAGGCACCAGATAGTTCCTCAGATGGCTGCAGACCAGGCAACCACAGACCCCGGGTCGCAATGTCTGGGGTCTCAGTGATGCACCTTCCTTGGTCCATCATCTTTCCTGGACCCAAACTCTGTCTCCAGAGAGACTGGTGTAAATCCGCCAACCTCTGTGGGGTTTCTCCAGGTTTCTGGCACGGTAACGGAAAGCTGAGTCTGGCTATTTATCTGGGAATGGCTGGAAATGCCAGCGCTGAAATCAATTAACTCAGTATTACTTTAGGCTCAGCCTCCATGGGCACTGCCAGACACATTCATTAGCAAGGAGAAGCTTAATATTTGCATGGATCATACTTGCCTGATAGGAACGGGTGGGAACCTGCGCTTTCACATGTTGTGCAGAGTCGTGTCCAATTTAGCAGTAGATTAAGCAACAAGGACTGCATTTGCTTAAAAATCTATCCATCTACTGCATCAGCAACTACGTCACTGTCTGCTAGAGGCCACCCACCCTGCAGACAATGAGGCATTAAACCTTCCAGGTAGTGTAAAACCTTCGAGTTAACGGGATGTTTTGTTACAGACATGGTTTCTACACAGTTAGTTCTGTCCATGTCAGGCACGTACAGGACTGGTTAGGGTTGATCTAACCATGTCTTTTGGGTTAATGGGGTTAAACGACAGCACGTCACCAATCGCTATCTGACGGCAGGGTCGCTGCAGATAGCATTGGCGATTTAGTGTATACAACATGCCACTAATAATGATTATTACAGTGCATTCAAAGTGTGAAGGTACTCACACTGCCTCCTCCCGGGATGTGTTTGATATTATCCTTTGAGCCACACCTGGATTGAACGCTGCTAAAGTCCAACTTCTTATTAACAATCTGCACCTTTGGTAGCCAGAAAAGAGTCATTGCACGTCACCAATAGCTATCTGACGGCAGGGTCGCTGCAGATAGCATTGGCAGTTTAGTGTATACAACATGCCACTTATAATAAGAACTATTATAGTGCATTGAAAGTGTGAAGGTACTCACACTGCCTCCTCCTGGGATGTGTTTGATATTATCCTTTGAGCCACACTTGGATTGAACGCTGCTAAAGTCCAGCTTCTTATTAATAATCTGCACCTTTGGTAGCCAGAAAAGAGTGTGAGAAACAACATGACCATCTGCAGCTTGACCATGCGTTATATCACTAAAACCAGGAACCTGCCTTCCAGTGCCAAGAGCAAAGGAGAATCTCTGGCTTGCTGCATAGATCTGTCTGCTCGTGGGTGGGAAACTGAAGGTGGGCAAGTTATAGCTAGAGATTGGATACGTCTGGCTAGCAAGGCAGCGCCGGTTTCCAGGCCAGAAACACCAGCAAGCAAGCCAGCTCACCCCGTTTTCTTCCACAGAACAAAACGGGGAACTTGCTGGGCAGCAAACACGCTGGAAGGCACCAGTGCTCTGAGACTCAGCTTCTGCGGAAAGAGGAAGGATGGAGCTGAGAGAAAAACGCCTGCTCAGCCCCATCTCCTGCGCCGGGCAGCATGTCTCCTCTCTAGGACAGACACACGTGCCCTCACGTTTCAGCAGCTTGAGCAAACTGGGCAAAGGGGTGgactggcagggcagcaggctggAGAGCTGTGCAGGGCTCAAACTCCCTCTACAgttacaaagagaaaaagcaaatgctGCCAGGGCTGCCATCCCATGCCTGCAGTGCTCTTAACTCCTCTATGGATGAGACAAAAGGGGCGGCACAGACCACCCCAAAGGCAGCATATTCCTAACGGGTGGGAGGGAGGCTGGAAATGGTTTGGTGCCACAGGGGAACCATGTCCCACGCCAACGTCACCCCCCAGTCCCGCAGCCCGCTTGCCCTCTCCGCCACACACAGATTTTTGTACTAATGAAGCTCTTTCCATTTAGGGCTTGTTTTCCCTCGTTGGGTTTTATAAGGGCAGCTATGCTGGAGTGACCCCGCGCGTAGGAGCGGCTATTCCTGACAACACAAAGATGAAGACAGGCCCTGCTCCTTCCCCTACACGGACTGGAGTGGCTTTACAACCTACGCACGTATAAACCAGAGGTGAATGCAGGTAAAAACCAGCAGGCACACAGGCCTGTGCTCCCTCAGGAGAAACCCTGTCTGAAGCACAACCCTCATGAGGGGGAAAGAGACACCCTGCAAGAGAGCAGCATCGCACTGCACGTGCAGTCCCCGGATGACAACGTCCCCAAAGCTGGCTGAGTGGGCAACCTCGCCCTCCATCTCAGCATGTCCCCGGCCTGCTGCTGTGAGGAGAGCTCCTCACTCTACCCTGGTTCTTTACCATGAGAAGCACCGAGGCTGACGCGCCGCCAGGATCATTTTCCAAGTTCCTATCAACTAATCCTGCAAATCAGGACCCAGTTCTGCCAGACCAGGCTTTGCCAGAGCGGTATTCAGTGATCCAGCAACAACAAAAGTGCTCAGACAATGCAGAAATACTGGAAGAAATGTGGCCTGGCTGACTCATATGTGCCCCATGTACCTTTGCTTCCCTAGGCTGGGGGTCTGAAATCTGTGCAGAGAGCAGGCTCCAGACCCATCTTCTGGCCACCCTAAAATCAAACTTGTTGGATCAGCCCCTTCTGCTACAGCTGCAACCGTTCTGCTAAGAGCAGTCTCGTGTCCTACAAAATCCCCAACAGAGCATCCAGCCATTCTCCCCTGCAAAGAGCAATGAATTGTCCCAAATTCAGCTGCTCTCACTCTTTCAGTGACAACAATACACATGTCGcctgacagaggaaaaaaaaaaaccaaaacccacctcGTAAAAGCTGGATTAAAAAGAATGAGCAAACAGTTTAACCAATTTACAGTAAATGGAAGGGTTCCTTCTAAAATCCCTGAAAAGTGGCGTTTTGTGGGGGCAGCAGGAAAAACTTACACCTTGTGCTAAGCAGGTGGGAGGGCTGAGGCCCCGGGACACGGGCAGCTGGAAGGACACGTGCTGCTCGGCTCACGACCCACGGCCCGAGCAGCCCTGCCCAGGCTCCAGAGCCCCCCTGGATTGTAGTACAAAGCAAAACGTGCATTATCCGGTAAATCACCAGCCACGGCGAAAAAATGCACataaggaaatgaaaaagcaggCTGCTATTTAAGATGGTGAAGAGAAGCCATCTCAAAGCCTCCCCCCATGCCGAAGTTGAACATTCAGAGCCGTGGAGTTACCTACTTGCACAAAATGGCACACGCAGCACTTGGGGAAGAGTTGTTACAGCTCCATtctccccccggggcgggcaaGCACAAGCACACGGGGACTCCTGACTGCACCGGCCATCAGATGTGCAGTTCTGTCATTTAACATCCACACAGGAGCCACCGGGCCTCCACCAAGTCAGAGGAACCAGGTGCTTTCGTGTCTCCACCCATGCAGCAAGGAGGATTTTATAAAAGCCTTGGGACACCTTCAGGAGCAGCGCAGAGAGGCTTGGACAGGTGCTGAGCAGCCAGCACCAcagctgtgcagctgctgctcttgGGGCTGTGTGGATGAATTAGCTCACACCACTCCCTCAGCCAAACTCTGCTCTGCTGGGCTTGCAAAATTTAACACGAGACCCTCGTTCTCAAGCACTCGGAGCACGGAGTTCACTTTGCTGCTCGTGAAACAGCCACTCTGGGAGTGAAAAGTACTAATGGTTGAAAGGATAATAGTGCCACCAGTTCTGGCCGTGCCACACTGCATCATGGAGCAAGACAGCGCCTGATCGCAGAACACAATCCAAAACCTTGCCAATGGAATGGGATCCAAAATCACAATGTTCTGAAAAACGTGCCGAGCCTGGGACCCTCACAGGGAGACGACCATCCTGCCTGGTCGCTAATGAACAAATGGAGGCAGCGTTCAAGGGACTGCTCCAGATCACACAGAATAGGATTCAGAAACACAACCCTGATCCTGCGACTCTTTAGGGCTGCAGGTCACAATTTTGCTCCCCCTAACTGGGCACCACGAGGGAATGTCATTCCCCCGGCAGCCAGTCCGTACGTTGACGTGCCACTCCACGAGAGCCACATCACAAGCTCTCTGCAGTCCTCTCTGCGGGACAGCTGTACTGCGCTAAGCCAGGCAAGCGATTTCAGGACAAGCACCCAACCCAATCAacccaaaaaactttaaaatcagAATCGGGCTGGAGATCAGCTGAAGCATGGCTGCCCACTGATGTATCCCTGgcccagctgggctgctgctgctccagggaggGCTCTCCCCTCCCAGATGCAGCGCCAAGCACCCGCTGTCCCTACAGACAGGCCCCTGGAAAGCAGAGTCCACGTTTACCTTGCCACCTCCGGGCTGGTGCTTCAGGTTTTCAGTTGAGCCAATTTTGGACTTGACATTTTTCAGATCAGGCATGGGTGCGGCTGACGGCTGGATGCGGCTCTTGGCAGATGCAGGAGATTTCGGTGGTGTGCGAACCACTGCCACCTTCTTGGGCTCCCTGGCTGGTGGGGTGGGCAGAGAGGGAGTGCGGGAACGGCTGCCTGGAGTCCCGGGGGAGCCGGGACTGCTGTAACCGCTTCTGTCTCCAGACTTTGGCTGCTCACCTAAAGTTTGCAGACAGAGGGAGGCAAGCACAGGATAAGCAACCTGGGCACACAACCCCTTCCCCACTCCCTGCCTGCATTTACCACCTTGACCTGCCCGGTCCCAGGGACCACCCGCTACTCCTAGTGCAGACCATCACCAGCGGGGAGATGGCTGCACTGTCTTCTACTTCTTTTTGAAGTGAAAACTGTGATTAAAGGCAATTTCCTACTATATCAGAAGGAAGATGGTCTTCATTGTCTGGATCATTGGTGACGCCCCACCCGAGCGTGACATTAGCATGCATGACAAATTGCAGAGAAAAGACACtcaaacaaaaccacttttctaTTAGAAACTTGGAAGcatttttacaaaattattttatgtaattaaatATCACTGAGCAGCTTAGAACTGTCCCCAgtttgaaaagaaatggaagaagaaaacccTTAAACATCACCTTTCTCAGactttgctgctgcaggaggtggttttttctgctcctttctgcCTGTTTAATGAATGAGAAAGATGCTTAAACATAATAAAGCtggaaatttaattaatttaaggTTTTATGCAGCTCTGCTTAAGtatgaaaaacatatatattcaGTGAAATGCACCGTTTTAATGGAAATTCACAATGCCTGATGCTTTCTGGGGTTTTCTTCTCTGAGAATAATGGGCTAATCTCCGTTCCTGCAATCGAAGAATTGATCCTCTTGCCCCTGGTCTTTGTGAAATATTGTCAAGAGAAAAGGAATAGATGGATTAAAAAAACGGAGCTGCCTAAGTCTTCCAAATTAGAGGAAATCCCAAAGGGATAAAGCAAGTGCCCTCTCTACACACTGGCAACTATATGAAGAGAGCAGATAGAGCAGCATCCAGGAAGGCTCACTTCAGaggaatcccagaatcatctgggttggaaaagcccttgaagctcctccagtccaaccatgaacctccccctgaccgttcccaactccaccagatccctcagcgctggctcaacccgactcttcaacccctccagggatggggactccccccctgccctgggcagcccattccaacgcccaacagccccttctgcaaagaaatccttcctaagagccagtctgaccctgccctggcacagcttgaggccattccctcttgtcctgccgctggttccttggctcaagagactcatcccccctctctgcaccctcctttcagggagttgcagagggccaggaggtctcccctcagcctcctcttctccacactaaacccccccagttccctcagccgctccccatcagacctgtgctccagaccctgcaccagctccgttgcccttctctggacacgctcgagtcattcaatggccttttgggagtgaggggcccaaaactgaacccactcatcgacaTGTGGCCTTGTCCCTAGCTCTGCACCCACAGCCCTGTGCCAAGGCTGAGCAGCTCTGGATCACCACGCAGCCCTCGGCCGTGCCCTTGCTCAGCGCTCTCTGCGCATGACCCCAGCCTGCACGGGGGCACGTCTGTTTGCTGCCCCCACGTAACGGCATCAAGAGCCTGGGAGCTCCACCACAGCAGAGCCTCCAGAGTCAGGGACACCGTGGGAAGGCAGCAGCCCGCCGCTCTCACCATCACTTACCGGAGCTGGGAGGCGTCTTGGGGGCCGTGGGTGTCTTTGCTGGGATGCGCGTGGCATTGGTCGAGTTCCTCTGAGCCTGCCCGGCTGCGGACCGTGGCGTGGCCGCCTTCGTGCCACCTCTCATCTCCGGGCCCTGGGGGTGCAAGGGGGAAAGGCTGATGCAGGGGGGATCTGCCCGGGGATGGGCTATCACCCCTCATGGATCAGAGCCACACGAGACCCTCCTGCTTCCGACCCTGACAGCCCACAGGAGCTCCCGCAGGTCTCCCCACCTGCAGGCACCTGCGACGTGCCTGTTCACGCCCCGTCTCCCATCACGACGCCTGCCTCAGCCGCTGCACACTCGTGGGCTGGCAGAGGGACTGTGCCACTTTCCCACGGGAGCTCTTAAGCTTCAGCTACGTTATTCACCGCACACTCAGGTCTGGTTAAAAAGTATGTTCAACTCCTTTGTCCGTTCTCTAAATTTCATCGTTTTCCTTCCCCTGTTCTGCTAAAATTTTGTACAGAAGATAAATAAACCCATTGACTAGACCAGCGGCTCCATCACAGTGCCAGACACCAAACACAGAGAAGCACCTCCTTTATCCCCACCTGCAATAACTGCTCCAACACGTGCGTCATCTGTAATGGCATATAAATAGCAACATGCTATTTACTGTCTTCTGATCCCACAGAAAAGCCTCCCCAAATCTATCGCTTTCTAATGCTGGTCTGTGTACAAAAGCTCCTGGAAAACATGCAAGTGACAATTTACAAGCTGACTGGTCCCAAGGCAGGAGGAAACCAGGGCAGAGCCATTGCAA
This genomic stretch from Strix aluco isolate bStrAlu1 chromosome 24, bStrAlu1.hap1, whole genome shotgun sequence harbors:
- the MAPT gene encoding microtubule-associated protein tau isoform X12, whose protein sequence is MAEQRQDVTMMEDHAAGQEKHIPSAEEAGVGATPNLEDHAAGDAAQGRIDSKDKEGTEAEEKKPKGPEMRGGTKAATPRSAAGQAQRNSTNATRIPAKTPTAPKTPPSSGRKEQKKPPPAAAKSEKGEQPKSGDRSGYSSPGSPGTPGSRSRTPSLPTPPAREPKKVAVVRTPPKSPASAKSRIQPSAAPMPDLKNVKSKIGSTENLKHQPGGGKVQIVYKPVDLSHVTSKCGSLGNIHHKPGGGQVEVKSEKLDFKDKVQSKIGSLDNISHVPGGGNKKIETHKLTFRENAKAKTDHGAEIVYKSPTISGDASPRRLSNVSSTGSINMVDSPQLATLADEVSASLAKQGL
- the MAPT gene encoding microtubule-associated protein tau isoform X13; its protein translation is MAEQRQDVTMMEDHAAGQEKHIPSGYPLQIPVDDGSDEPVSETSDAKSTPTTEDATAPLVEEGDHEDQGGVEQHGEIPEGTTAEEAGVGATPNLEDHAAGDAAQGRIDSKDKEGTEAEEKKPKGPEMRGGTKAATPRSAAGQAQRNSTNATRIPAKTPTAPKTPPSSGRKEQKKPPPAAAKSEKGEQPKSGDRSGYSSPGSPGTPGSRSRTPSLPTPPAREPKKVAVVRTPPKSPASAKSRIQPSAAPMPDLKNVKSKIGSTENLKHQPGGGKVQIVYKPVDLSHVTSKCGSLGNIHHKPGGGQVEVKSEKLDFKDKVQSKIGSLDNISHVPGGGNKKIETHKLTFRENAKAKTDHGAEIVYKSPTISGDASPRRLSNVSSTGSINMVDSPQLATLADEVSASLAKQGL
- the MAPT gene encoding microtubule-associated protein tau isoform X10 — protein: MAEQRQDVTMMEDHAAGQEKHIPSGYPLQIPVDDGSDEPVSETSDAKSTPTTEDATAPLVEEGDHEDQGGVEQHGEIPEGTTAEEAGVGATPNLEDHAAGDAAQGRIDSKDKEGTEAEEKKPKGPEMRGGTKAATPRSAAGQAQRNSTNATRIPAKTPTAPKTPPSSGRKEQKKPPPAAAKSEKGEQPKSGDRSGYSSPGSPGTPGSRSRTPSLPTPPAREPKKVAVVRTPPKSPASAKSRIQPSAAPMPDLKNVKSKIGSTENLKHQPGGGKVQIINKKLDFSSVQSKCGSKDNIKHIPGGGSVQIVYKPVDLSHVTSKCGSLGNIHHKPGGGQVEVKSEKLDFKDKVQSKIGSLDNISHVPGGGNKKIETHKLTFRENAKAKTDHGAEIVYKSPTISGDASPRRLSNVSSTGSINMVDSPQLATLADEVSASLAKQGL
- the MAPT gene encoding microtubule-associated protein tau isoform X11, which gives rise to MAEQRQDVTMMEDHAAGQEKHIPSGYPLQIPVDDGSDEPVSETSDAKSTPTTEDATAPLVEEGDHEDQGGVEQHGEIPEGTTAEEAGVGATPNLEDHAAGDAAQGRIDSKDKEGTEAEEKKPKGPEMRGGTKAATPRSAAGQAQRNSTNATRIPAKTPTAPKTPPSSGRKEQKKPPPAAAKSEKAREPKKVAVVRTPPKSPASAKSRIQPSAAPMPDLKNVKSKIGSTENLKHQPGGGKVQIVYKPVDLSHVTSKCGSLGNIHHKPGGGQVEVKSEKLDFKDKVQSKIGSLDNISHVPGGGNKKREKGKEDKTRPQAARTPSPDPAGLQALVLEPPTPPESQLPALHSAGEGTY